One genomic segment of Anaerobiospirillum thomasii includes these proteins:
- the holA gene encoding DNA polymerase III subunit delta, whose protein sequence is MANSRVYLLCSDDPLLKNEKSEALVHEALSSHTNPEFLLFTYSDFKGEGGSSNLARLENELKDLGFFCDFRVIKIYLKDLDKIAVEVLECIAANAMDSMLIIVDLPRVNTIYTKVTPKNIHDKDKGKTPGLETRKKNAIAYILGARGEVLSMYPPDINEMPAWIMQRCRLYGFNIDNNTAAYLSQRCEGNLVTIDQSLKIMQITCPNKIIDINAADAFFNQDSRYSGFEFTDALLNAQSQRALNILDALLKEQGSIASVVLSLILSRLDEALKTIVRFKKEQIHKKDYSSKSRFFLSHNIKMLKTQQAITKAAVHMPDELIDYIAKELSQASYDFSCFDFTKVILSLQRMAVAMRNFQAMQLCQTR, encoded by the coding sequence ATGGCAAATTCACGTGTCTATCTTTTATGCTCAGATGATCCTCTGCTTAAAAATGAAAAGTCAGAGGCTCTGGTGCATGAGGCCTTAAGCTCACACACAAACCCTGAGTTTTTGCTTTTTACCTACTCTGATTTTAAAGGTGAGGGCGGCAGCTCAAATCTTGCCCGACTTGAAAATGAGCTTAAGGATCTGGGTTTTTTCTGTGACTTTAGAGTTATAAAAATCTATTTAAAGGATCTTGATAAAATTGCAGTTGAGGTGCTTGAGTGTATTGCCGCCAATGCTATGGACAGTATGCTTATTATTGTCGATCTGCCACGCGTCAATACCATCTATACCAAGGTTACACCTAAAAATATACATGACAAAGACAAAGGCAAAACTCCTGGCCTTGAGACACGCAAGAAAAATGCCATAGCCTATATTTTAGGCGCCAGAGGCGAGGTTTTATCCATGTACCCGCCTGATATCAACGAAATGCCTGCATGGATCATGCAGCGCTGCAGGCTTTATGGCTTTAATATTGACAACAATACAGCAGCCTATCTGTCACAGCGCTGTGAAGGTAATCTTGTGACTATAGATCAGAGTCTTAAGATTATGCAGATAACCTGTCCCAATAAGATTATTGATATAAATGCAGCTGATGCCTTTTTCAATCAGGACAGCCGCTACAGCGGTTTTGAATTTACCGATGCTCTTTTAAATGCACAGTCACAAAGAGCTTTGAACATTCTTGATGCTCTTTTAAAAGAGCAGGGCTCTATTGCATCTGTGGTATTAAGTCTCATACTCTCCCGTCTTGATGAGGCTTTAAAAACCATAGTCAGATTTAAAAAAGAGCAGATACACAAAAAAGATTATTCCTCAAAATCACGCTTTTTCCTTAGCCACAATATAAAGATGTTAAAGACACAGCAGGCTATAACCAAGGCAGCTGTACATATGCCAGATGAGCTTATTGACTATATTGCCAAGGAGCTGTCACAGGCCTCATATGATTTTAGCTGTTTTGACTTTACTAAGGTGATATTGTCTTTACAGCGTATGGCTGTTGCCATGCGTAATTTTCAAGCTATGCAATTATGTCAGACAAGATAA
- the nadD gene encoding nicotinate (nicotinamide) nucleotide adenylyltransferase — protein sequence MSDKIKTAFLGGSFNPVHKGHIAGALEAAAALELDRLVLIPNACPPHKDTVQLDFDTRVKMLKLAVKSYSNIEISDIESDSSIKHYTFNTLSRLKELYPHDSLYFIIGTDSLYNLHTWYRGFDLITLANLVCIKRGNELNTTIAKNAEVENFIDTHISNNKKTDSNKLYMLDTHQRDISSNTIRKAFSLFYKGDDTLLNAVKHYIDESVLAYILDHHLYKN from the coding sequence ATGTCAGACAAGATAAAAACAGCCTTTTTGGGCGGCTCTTTCAATCCTGTGCACAAGGGCCATATTGCAGGTGCTCTTGAGGCTGCAGCGGCCCTTGAGCTTGACAGGCTTGTGCTTATACCCAACGCCTGCCCGCCGCACAAAGATACAGTGCAGCTTGATTTTGACACAAGAGTTAAAATGCTAAAGCTTGCAGTAAAGTCCTATAGCAATATTGAGATATCAGACATTGAATCTGACAGCAGCATCAAACACTATACCTTCAATACCTTATCAAGACTAAAAGAGCTTTATCCTCATGACAGTCTTTATTTTATAATTGGCACAGACTCACTTTACAATCTGCACACCTGGTACAGAGGCTTTGATTTAATCACTCTTGCCAATCTTGTGTGCATAAAACGCGGCAACGAGCTTAACACCACCATTGCCAAGAATGCTGAGGTTGAGAATTTTATTGACACTCATATTAGCAATAATAAAAAGACTGACAGCAACAAATTGTATATGCTTGACACACATCAAAGAGATATATCATCAAACACTATACGCAAGGCCTTTTCCCTTTTCTATAAAGGCGATGATACTTTGCTAAATGCTGTTAAACACTATATTGATGAAAGTGTCCTTGCCTATATATTGGACCATCATCTTTATAAAAACTGA
- the rsfS gene encoding ribosome silencing factor: MNSEKKIQNTQQKLALCVKSLESSKALDIVFIDVKENSSITDFMVICTGTSNRHVCAIADRLSDHLSQYGVKGVSISGQQEGLWVLADAGDVIVHILQQEARDRYQLESLYRVVRAEA, translated from the coding sequence GTGAACAGCGAGAAAAAAATACAAAATACGCAGCAGAAACTTGCACTATGTGTAAAAAGTCTCGAGAGCTCCAAGGCTCTTGATATAGTTTTTATTGATGTAAAAGAAAATTCATCTATAACCGATTTTATGGTCATCTGCACAGGCACCTCCAATCGTCATGTCTGTGCCATTGCCGACAGACTGTCTGATCATTTAAGTCAGTATGGCGTCAAAGGGGTTTCTATCTCAGGACAGCAAGAAGGCTTATGGGTTTTAGCCGATGCAGGTGATGTCATTGTACATATTCTGCAGCAGGAGGCCCGTGACCGCTATCAGCTTGAAAGCTTATATCGCGTTGTAAGAGCTGAGGCCTAA
- the rlmH gene encoding 23S rRNA (pseudouridine(1915)-N(3))-methyltransferase RlmH, with translation MKILVIAVGTKMPSWVNEGINEYVKRMPAHIKLVFKEIEADKRGGRDSEERSMQREGRDIIAAIPKKSLVIALDEHGKEHTSMELAKKIASWQSCSMDITLLIGGPNGLSAECKAMAQELWSLSKLTLPHPLVRVFLAETIYRAWSIDAGLPYHRE, from the coding sequence TTGAAAATTCTTGTCATTGCTGTAGGCACAAAAATGCCCTCCTGGGTCAATGAGGGTATCAATGAGTATGTCAAAAGAATGCCTGCACATATCAAACTTGTCTTTAAGGAAATAGAGGCTGACAAACGCGGCGGACGCGACAGTGAAGAACGCTCCATGCAAAGAGAGGGGCGTGACATCATTGCAGCCATTCCTAAAAAAAGTCTGGTCATTGCACTTGATGAACATGGCAAGGAACATACATCTATGGAGCTTGCAAAAAAGATAGCCTCATGGCAGTCATGCTCTATGGATATTACGCTTTTAATCGGGGGGCCTAATGGATTGAGTGCAGAGTGCAAGGCTATGGCGCAGGAGCTGTGGTCTTTATCCAAACTTACTCTGCCGCACCCTTTAGTACGCGTTTTTCTGGCCGAAACAATCTACAGGGCCTGGTCAATTGATGCCGGCCTTCCATATCACAGAGAGTAG
- the mrdA gene encoding penicillin-binding protein 2 — protein MFGFKKNKKEKLIFSPKKHKRKHRSSGGIQVKNVELENSIFRNRIFIAIIFCVILAVILFSNLWYLQIVSHDDYQTRSNENRIRVLPVVPQRGIIYDRNHVVLAENRPVYHLVIFPSKKIDTRKSIEELNTLLKLNLTDKDVDNLVYLSKTRKRFTGIELSDLLTEKQIATFSVNRYRFPNVQVSANLKRFYPFANIATHAIGYVSRINQQDLEKLTEDNKIDNYEGSSAIGKLGIEKYYEDLLHGVTGSREVEVDSHGQVIRTLKYNPPKPGKDLVLSIDIRLQYYAQELLQNMKGAIVAVEPSSGEILAFYSNPSYDPNLFVRGIRNSEYQQLLNHPGKPLINRVTQGGYSPASTIKPLLAIMGLNEGLISKTSTYFGPAAFMLPGSTHRFRDWRASGHGWLDVYRAIEVSADTFFYDLAYRAGIDTIHDYLNRFGFGVATNIDIHEESLGINPSKEWKMRRFKQPWHIGDTVPIGIGQGYWTTTLLQLVKAQTTLANYGKIKTPHLLKAITDPQDNNKVIGTFKDPDEGKNFEVKDKDYFNVARAGMYLVINGPEGTGRRAFYGTKYKAAGKSGTAQVVSIKQGEKYNASALKVEHRDNALFVAFAPYYKPRILVGIILENEGGGSSKGAPLVRKVIDKYLTELYPGGYMGEAEGVKEKFGLGGTAIVQ, from the coding sequence TTGTTTGGCTTTAAGAAAAATAAAAAAGAGAAATTGATTTTCTCGCCTAAAAAACACAAAAGAAAACACCGCTCCTCAGGTGGCATACAGGTTAAAAATGTTGAGCTTGAAAATTCTATTTTCAGAAACAGAATTTTTATTGCCATTATCTTCTGTGTCATCCTGGCTGTAATCTTATTTTCCAATCTGTGGTATCTGCAGATTGTATCGCATGATGACTATCAGACCAGATCCAATGAAAACCGTATACGCGTGCTGCCTGTAGTGCCGCAGCGCGGTATTATCTATGACAGAAATCATGTGGTGCTGGCCGAAAACCGTCCTGTATATCATCTGGTTATTTTTCCATCTAAAAAAATTGATACCAGAAAGAGCATAGAAGAGCTCAACACCCTGCTTAAGTTAAATCTTACTGACAAGGATGTGGACAATCTTGTCTATTTGTCAAAGACACGCAAAAGATTTACAGGCATTGAGCTGTCCGATCTTTTGACTGAAAAGCAGATTGCCACTTTCTCGGTAAACCGCTATCGTTTTCCAAACGTGCAGGTTAGCGCCAACTTAAAGCGTTTTTATCCTTTTGCCAATATTGCAACCCATGCCATAGGCTATGTATCACGCATCAATCAGCAGGATTTGGAGAAGCTTACGGAGGATAACAAGATTGACAATTATGAAGGCTCATCTGCCATTGGCAAGCTTGGTATTGAAAAGTATTATGAGGATCTGCTCCATGGTGTGACAGGCTCACGTGAAGTTGAGGTTGACAGCCACGGTCAGGTTATCCGCACCTTAAAATACAATCCGCCAAAGCCTGGCAAGGATCTTGTACTCTCTATTGATATAAGACTGCAGTATTATGCACAGGAGCTGCTGCAGAATATGAAAGGCGCCATTGTGGCTGTAGAGCCATCAAGCGGCGAGATTTTAGCCTTTTACTCAAATCCATCCTATGATCCGAATTTATTTGTGCGCGGCATCAGAAACTCTGAGTATCAGCAGCTTTTAAATCATCCTGGTAAGCCTTTAATCAACCGTGTGACACAAGGTGGCTATTCTCCAGCCTCCACGATTAAACCACTTCTTGCCATCATGGGCTTGAATGAAGGGCTTATCAGCAAAACCTCTACCTATTTTGGACCTGCAGCCTTTATGCTGCCAGGCTCAACCCACCGTTTTCGTGACTGGAGAGCCTCAGGTCACGGCTGGCTTGATGTGTACAGAGCCATTGAGGTTTCAGCCGATACCTTCTTTTATGATTTGGCCTACAGAGCTGGCATTGATACCATACATGACTATTTAAACCGCTTTGGTTTTGGTGTGGCCACCAATATTGATATTCATGAAGAATCTCTTGGCATCAACCCGTCAAAAGAGTGGAAGATGCGCCGCTTTAAACAGCCATGGCACATAGGTGATACTGTACCTATCGGTATTGGTCAGGGCTACTGGACCACAACGCTGCTGCAGCTGGTCAAGGCTCAGACCACACTTGCCAATTACGGTAAGATTAAGACTCCGCATCTTCTAAAGGCCATTACCGATCCACAGGATAACAACAAGGTCATAGGCACCTTTAAAGATCCTGATGAGGGCAAGAACTTTGAGGTCAAGGATAAAGATTATTTCAATGTGGCACGTGCCGGTATGTATCTTGTGATAAACGGCCCTGAGGGAACAGGACGCCGCGCCTTTTATGGCACCAAGTACAAAGCAGCTGGCAAATCAGGCACGGCTCAGGTGGTATCTATCAAGCAGGGTGAGAAGTACAATGCCAGCGCACTTAAGGTTGAGCATAGAGATAATGCCCTGTTTGTAGCCTTTGCTCCATATTACAAACCACGTATTTTAGTGGGTATTATTCTTGAGAATGAAGGTGGCGGCTCATCTAAAGGCGCTCCTCTTGTCAGAAAGGTAATAGACAAATATTTAACCGAACTGTATCCTGGCGGCTATATGGGTGAGGCCGAGGGTGTCAAGGAGAAGTTTGGTCTTGGCGGAACAGCTATTGTGCAGTAG
- the rodA gene encoding rod shape-determining protein RodA, with protein sequence MIQDNTIIDSQGSFNRRPLSLLERWHIDLPLLIGLIMTLMLSLFVLYSASGQHPEMLLRQIIRTGIAFGIMIIVAQIHPRIFLKSAVYLYICGLILLILVELVGDISKGAQRWLNIGFTRIQPSEFFKVVMPLTIAAFLSRDSIPPRTANIIIAFILLMVPVALILHQPDLGTAILVFVSGFIGIFIAGLSLWWLASGAIVAMAAIPIMWNYVLLDYQKQRVLTLIDPESDPLGAGYHIIQSKIAIGSGGLYGKGWLQGSQSQLDFLPEPHTDFIFAVYAEETGLIGFIILFAIYAYILSRCTYITLNARDNFHRILSAAYTFTFMFYIFVNIGMVSGILPVVGVPLPMISYGGTSMATLAVGFGIIMSIHTHKKTLIFR encoded by the coding sequence ATGATTCAGGACAATACAATTATAGATTCACAGGGCAGTTTCAATCGCCGCCCTTTAAGCCTGCTTGAGAGGTGGCATATAGATCTGCCGCTTCTAATCGGCCTTATTATGACGCTGATGCTCTCACTTTTTGTGCTCTATTCAGCCTCAGGTCAGCATCCTGAGATGCTGTTGCGTCAGATTATAAGAACAGGCATTGCCTTTGGCATTATGATTATAGTGGCACAGATACATCCGCGTATATTTTTAAAATCGGCAGTGTATCTGTATATATGCGGTCTGATTCTGCTTATTTTAGTAGAGCTTGTAGGTGATATTTCAAAAGGAGCGCAGCGCTGGCTCAATATTGGCTTTACCCGTATTCAGCCCTCTGAATTTTTCAAAGTGGTAATGCCTCTTACCATTGCAGCCTTTCTCTCCCGCGACTCCATACCACCGCGCACGGCCAATATCATTATAGCCTTTATACTGCTGATGGTGCCTGTGGCTTTGATTCTGCATCAGCCTGATCTGGGTACAGCTATCTTAGTCTTTGTTTCAGGCTTTATTGGTATTTTTATTGCAGGTCTGTCATTGTGGTGGCTTGCAAGCGGTGCCATTGTAGCCATGGCGGCCATTCCTATTATGTGGAATTATGTGCTGCTTGATTATCAGAAACAGCGTGTTTTAACTTTAATTGATCCAGAGTCTGATCCATTAGGTGCAGGCTATCATATTATTCAGTCTAAAATTGCCATAGGCTCAGGTGGTCTGTATGGCAAGGGCTGGCTGCAGGGCTCACAGTCACAGCTTGACTTCCTGCCAGAGCCACACACTGATTTTATCTTTGCCGTATATGCCGAGGAGACGGGACTTATAGGCTTTATTATTCTTTTTGCCATCTATGCCTATATACTCTCGCGCTGTACCTATATAACCTTAAATGCCAGGGACAATTTCCACCGTATCTTGTCTGCGGCCTATACCTTTACCTTTATGTTTTATATTTTTGTGAATATCGGCATGGTCAGCGGTATCTTACCTGTTGTAGGTGTACCTCTGCCTATGATTTCCTACGGAGGAACGTCCATGGCCACACTTGCAGTGGGTTTTGGTATTATCATGTCGATACATACTCACAAAAAGACGCTTATTTTCAGATGA
- the mltB gene encoding lytic murein transglycosylase B yields the protein MLRKTLLATSAALAMSGFVFGGSASASISLEELSAYSGLSVKTIEQAMAQATYQDTIIKTMTKPYESKPWHAYRKLFITKDRVQKGVAFYLEHEKILNRAQSIYGVPPEIVCAIIGVETFYGRNMGTWSVLDALYTLGFHYPPREAYFSKEFTNYIKLAASQGWPLTEIKGSYAGAMGMGQFMPSSYLNFAVDFNADGHINLFNDVEDAIGSVANYFKEHGWMKDRGILYPAHVKGDVSALMQKEWNLTADELYRAGVSTKVNIEGGEKVRLYSFDLENNKKAYTVAMHNFYVITRYNKSPLYAAAIYELSEYIAKEYRDYKNANGQTLHKTGRRP from the coding sequence ATGCTTAGAAAAACTCTTTTAGCCACATCTGCAGCTCTTGCTATGTCAGGTTTTGTCTTTGGCGGCAGTGCCTCTGCCTCTATCTCACTTGAAGAACTGTCTGCCTACTCAGGTCTTAGTGTCAAGACCATTGAGCAGGCTATGGCTCAGGCCACCTATCAGGACACTATTATCAAGACCATGACCAAGCCGTATGAGTCAAAGCCATGGCATGCCTACAGAAAGCTTTTTATCACTAAAGATCGCGTTCAAAAAGGTGTGGCTTTCTATCTTGAGCATGAAAAGATTTTAAACAGAGCACAGAGCATATACGGTGTACCGCCTGAGATTGTCTGTGCCATTATAGGTGTTGAAACCTTCTATGGCCGCAATATGGGTACCTGGTCAGTGCTTGATGCCTTATATACCCTGGGCTTTCACTATCCACCACGTGAGGCCTATTTTTCAAAGGAATTTACCAATTATATAAAGCTTGCAGCCTCACAGGGCTGGCCTTTGACTGAGATTAAAGGCTCATATGCAGGTGCCATGGGTATGGGACAGTTTATGCCAAGCTCATATTTAAACTTTGCTGTGGACTTTAACGCAGATGGGCATATCAATCTTTTCAATGATGTTGAAGATGCTATAGGATCTGTAGCCAATTACTTTAAAGAGCATGGCTGGATGAAAGACCGCGGCATACTCTACCCTGCCCACGTCAAAGGCGATGTCAGTGCTCTTATGCAAAAAGAATGGAATCTGACTGCAGATGAGCTCTACCGTGCCGGTGTTTCTACCAAGGTCAATATAGAAGGCGGTGAAAAGGTCAGACTGTACTCCTTTGATCTTGAGAACAACAAAAAGGCCTATACAGTTGCCATGCATAACTTTTATGTAATTACGCGCTATAATAAAAGCCCTTTGTATGCAGCTGCCATCTATGAGCTATCTGAGTACATAGCCAAAGAATACCGTGATTATAAAAACGCCAATGGACAGACTTTACACAAAACAGGACGCAGACCTTAA
- a CDS encoding septal ring lytic transglycosylase RlpA family protein — protein MNIFKYTVLALLPFAAALMLNGCSSNGGYDIGHGGNAGNGAKYGSGPNNTRPYPQDKPVNLNGVGGAKIKYEPLSRGGNKNYTVLGKNYQVWRDCTSYQEVGMASWYGPGFHGNKTSNGERYNQKGFSAAHKNLPLPSYLKVTNLQNGKAVVVRVNDRGPFHGSRIIDLSEGAARAIDMTRSGTAKVMLEYINVRKGGVIANKSDSIFSGQSSSGKDSIAQVIEDIKNGNKPSLGTTIGAIGTTVAIIDKVSSMSNQSSKSKKISGSALVSSQHHAAPAPAPAPSNSAATSGADSIENALFADNQTATAGTAYIQIFSTNMQDNATRVQQKLSGITPYPVIIAAENGIYRVRIGPVPESRLNETLNTVKANGFTDSFVKRV, from the coding sequence ATGAACATTTTTAAATACACTGTACTTGCACTTTTACCTTTTGCAGCAGCCTTGATGTTAAACGGCTGTTCATCAAACGGTGGCTATGACATAGGTCATGGCGGCAATGCCGGCAATGGTGCCAAATACGGCTCGGGTCCTAACAATACCCGCCCCTATCCTCAGGACAAGCCTGTAAATTTAAACGGCGTGGGCGGTGCCAAGATTAAATATGAGCCACTCTCACGCGGCGGCAATAAAAACTACACAGTACTTGGCAAGAACTATCAGGTGTGGCGTGACTGCACCTCCTATCAGGAGGTGGGCATGGCCTCATGGTATGGTCCTGGCTTTCATGGTAACAAGACTTCAAACGGCGAGCGCTACAATCAAAAGGGCTTTAGTGCCGCCCACAAGAATCTGCCTTTGCCATCTTATCTTAAGGTAACCAATCTGCAAAACGGCAAGGCTGTAGTAGTACGTGTCAATGACAGAGGTCCTTTCCACGGCTCACGGATTATAGATCTGTCAGAAGGTGCCGCGAGAGCCATTGATATGACAAGATCGGGCACAGCCAAGGTCATGCTTGAGTATATCAATGTCAGAAAAGGCGGTGTCATTGCCAATAAGAGTGATTCTATCTTCTCAGGTCAGAGCTCATCTGGCAAAGACAGCATAGCTCAGGTTATTGAAGATATTAAAAATGGCAACAAACCAAGCCTTGGTACCACCATTGGCGCAATTGGCACCACAGTGGCCATTATTGACAAGGTAAGCTCTATGTCAAATCAGAGCTCAAAGAGCAAGAAGATCTCAGGCAGTGCACTTGTGAGCAGTCAACATCATGCAGCGCCGGCTCCGGCACCTGCTCCTTCAAATTCAGCTGCAACATCTGGTGCTGACAGTATTGAAAATGCCCTCTTTGCTGACAATCAGACTGCAACTGCCGGCACTGCCTATATACAGATCTTTTCAACCAATATGCAGGATAATGCTACACGTGTGCAGCAGAAACTTTCAGGTATTACCCCATATCCTGTCATTATTGCAGCAGAAAATGGCATTTATCGTGTACGCATAGGACCTGTACCTGAAAGCAGGCTTAATGAGACATTAAATACAGTAAAGGCCAACGGCTTTACTGACAGTTTTGTAAAAAGAGTATAA
- a CDS encoding serine hydrolase: protein MKKGGAPAASQTAPSPFENVQNNIVIPEPPTFDAQSWVLMDYATGQVLFEHNGYMKIWPASLTKMMTSYVIGMELKAGRLKLDDMVTITEDAWAKNYTDSSKMFIEVGKQISVDALNKGIIIQSGNDACVAMAIHLAGSEQGFVSVMNNYAKQLGLKSTNFANVHGLFSENNYSTAYDMALLGRALIRDLPEEYAVYAQKEFTFNGIRQVNRNRLLWDKELNVDGIKTGHLSQVGYNLVASAVDGNMRLIGTVIGAKSEAQRASFSRQMLSYGFRYFEHYAPFTPGQNILVRDVILGDRDNVELTVPDNIVITLPKGRQRDVKISYRLSSGRFTAPIAKDQELGVIEFKLDNKVLSRHPLVAKHAVAEGGFFSRMVDKIMLFFSSEG, encoded by the coding sequence ATGAAAAAAGGCGGTGCCCCTGCAGCATCTCAGACTGCTCCTTCTCCTTTTGAGAATGTGCAGAACAACATAGTTATTCCTGAGCCTCCAACCTTTGATGCACAGTCCTGGGTGCTTATGGATTATGCTACAGGTCAGGTACTCTTTGAGCACAATGGCTATATGAAAATCTGGCCTGCCTCTTTAACCAAGATGATGACCTCCTATGTTATTGGTATGGAGCTCAAAGCCGGGCGTCTTAAACTTGATGATATGGTAACCATCACAGAGGATGCCTGGGCAAAAAATTATACTGACTCATCCAAGATGTTTATTGAGGTTGGCAAACAGATTAGTGTCGATGCGCTTAACAAAGGTATTATCATTCAGTCTGGCAATGATGCCTGTGTGGCTATGGCCATACATCTTGCAGGCTCCGAGCAGGGCTTTGTCTCTGTTATGAACAATTATGCCAAGCAGCTTGGTCTTAAGAGCACCAATTTTGCCAATGTGCATGGACTTTTTTCTGAAAACAATTACTCAACTGCCTATGATATGGCTCTGTTAGGCCGTGCTCTCATACGCGATCTACCTGAGGAATATGCAGTCTATGCGCAAAAGGAATTTACCTTCAACGGCATAAGACAGGTTAACAGAAACCGTCTGTTATGGGATAAGGAGCTTAATGTAGACGGCATCAAGACCGGTCATCTGTCACAGGTTGGCTATAATCTTGTAGCCTCTGCTGTAGATGGCAATATGCGTCTTATAGGCACAGTTATAGGTGCCAAATCAGAGGCACAGAGAGCAAGCTTCTCCCGTCAGATGTTAAGCTATGGTTTTCGCTATTTTGAGCACTATGCTCCATTTACCCCAGGACAGAATATTTTAGTGCGCGATGTAATTCTTGGTGACAGAGACAATGTTGAGCTTACCGTACCTGACAATATTGTTATAACTCTGCCAAAGGGTCGCCAGAGAGATGTTAAGATAAGCTATCGTTTATCATCTGGCCGTTTTACAGCCCCTATTGCCAAAGATCAGGAGCTTGGTGTCATTGAGTTTAAACTTGACAACAAAGTACTCTCCCGTCACCCTCTTGTGGCCAAGCATGCTGTAGCTGAAGGCGGCTTCTTCTCACGTATGGTAGATAAGATAATGCTCTTTTTTTCATCCGAGGGCTAA
- a CDS encoding HP0495 family protein, translated as MKYKFDELLEFPCIIDFRIIIDAKKENALPDLCAYINSLYKDSVQPLKDKPRHSSSGTYISYTVPIKVEDATAVENLYAKISKLDYVKHII; from the coding sequence ATGAAATATAAATTTGATGAATTGCTTGAGTTTCCATGCATTATAGATTTTCGCATCATTATTGATGCCAAAAAGGAAAATGCACTGCCTGATCTTTGTGCCTATATAAATTCACTGTACAAAGACAGCGTGCAGCCTTTAAAGGACAAACCACGCCACAGCTCCAGCGGCACCTATATATCCTATACAGTGCCAATAAAGGTAGAAGATGCCACAGCTGTTGAAAATTTATATGCTAAAATCTCAAAACTTGATTATGTCAAACACATAATTTGA
- a CDS encoding SanA/YdcF family protein, whose product MIKNDSSGFKSDMHGFIKGFAYLFIIGVVIFTIYMVLCLFRISSYAFFTYDSYNNIPYNRVGLLLGTSSNISPGRPNEFFTNRILAASTLYKKNKIDYILVSGDNRHPSYNEPREMTRALIKAGVPAKRIISDYAGFRTIDSIIRAKSVFMLNELTIISQDFHNERALFIAKANGINAIAFNASNPVSEVANFKVEVREFFARIMCVFDIYFLNSQPKFLGEPIAIGDAAMPKQPTDKAKLPTSKLKRPSLSVAGLKQKRIEDMRHLAKQPTDSALMLRQQQEARLRLKHMLETEDKLERQSVPLLPVTVPKKEEVSNSHGDPWD is encoded by the coding sequence GTGATAAAAAACGACAGCAGCGGTTTTAAATCAGATATGCATGGCTTTATCAAAGGCTTTGCCTATCTGTTTATCATAGGTGTAGTCATTTTTACCATTTACATGGTTTTATGCCTGTTTCGCATCTCATCCTATGCGTTTTTTACCTATGACAGCTACAACAATATTCCCTACAACAGGGTAGGACTGCTTTTAGGTACATCATCAAACATCTCACCTGGCAGACCAAATGAGTTTTTCACCAATAGAATTCTGGCCGCCTCTACTTTATATAAGAAAAATAAAATTGATTATATTTTAGTCTCAGGCGATAACAGACATCCATCCTATAATGAGCCGCGTGAGATGACCCGGGCTCTTATAAAGGCAGGAGTGCCGGCCAAAAGAATTATCTCTGATTATGCCGGTTTTAGAACTATTGACTCTATCATAAGAGCCAAAAGCGTCTTCATGCTCAATGAGCTGACCATTATCTCGCAGGATTTTCATAATGAAAGAGCGCTGTTTATAGCTAAGGCCAACGGCATTAATGCCATTGCCTTCAATGCCTCAAATCCTGTATCCGAGGTGGCCAATTTCAAAGTAGAGGTACGTGAGTTCTTTGCCAGGATCATGTGTGTCTTTGATATCTATTTTCTAAACTCGCAGCCAAAGTTTTTAGGTGAGCCTATTGCCATTGGCGATGCTGCTATGCCAAAGCAGCCAACAGACAAGGCCAAGCTGCCAACCTCAAAGTTAAAGCGCCCATCTTTATCTGTTGCAGGTCTTAAGCAAAAGCGTATTGAGGATATGCGCCATTTAGCCAAACAGCCAACAGACAGCGCTTTAATGCTGCGCCAGCAGCAGGAGGCCAGACTAAGACTCAAGCACATGCTTGAGACTGAAGATAAGCTTGAGCGTCAGAGTGTGCCGCTGTTGCCTGTGACGGTGCCTAAAAAAGAAGAGGTAAGCAACAGCCATGGCGATCCATGGGATTAG